One genomic window of Polyangium aurulentum includes the following:
- a CDS encoding PQQ-binding-like beta-propeller repeat protein, translating to MPTIPRTPPELLFSAQVLRPYSGFVERPVVSEGVVLLAGDDASAAALDGATGRQVFLLSVPLESAEGYAGAPLPLGEGRSLVAMYQKDAWLRVHRVGPGGEIEAIDEPGAEEEARGGDARIVAHDGSCKLFLMPLARGAADDYLVSWIYRQVRYHRTECRAFGEGLRWACEEALLATTGDVALGVTAPVRGTDDRGTLVARDKRIGSELWSMPARHRTVAGASGRMFFVLDRSARIAEDAARKVACDEEMLEALAEEPALMGEALDRVERSLRAKRPVQAPSRMVALDARTGVTLWEAELPGDVVSFGGPGGDVLAVVSVEGTEARLHRLDARSGAHLGHSSLGAGWRSSPFDAWAQARSFEVWSNDMPAVVAVDDEAVVWSSPEELFAERLRAPFDKLWQWPLPAPCRGFRPRVLDRVLNEPSISVGEGRIYLRDGWSLWGLGARG from the coding sequence ATGCCCACCATTCCGCGCACGCCGCCAGAATTGCTCTTTTCGGCCCAGGTCCTGCGCCCTTATTCGGGCTTCGTGGAGCGGCCCGTGGTGTCCGAGGGCGTCGTGCTGCTCGCGGGCGACGACGCCTCCGCAGCCGCGCTGGACGGGGCCACGGGGCGGCAGGTCTTTTTGCTCTCCGTGCCGCTCGAGAGCGCCGAGGGCTATGCCGGGGCGCCCCTGCCGCTCGGGGAGGGGCGCTCGCTCGTGGCCATGTACCAGAAGGATGCGTGGCTGCGCGTGCATCGCGTGGGGCCCGGCGGCGAGATCGAGGCCATCGACGAGCCCGGCGCCGAGGAGGAGGCCCGCGGCGGGGATGCGCGGATCGTGGCGCACGACGGGAGCTGCAAGCTCTTCTTGATGCCGCTCGCGCGCGGGGCCGCCGACGATTATCTGGTTTCCTGGATCTACCGGCAGGTGCGCTATCACCGGACCGAGTGCCGCGCATTCGGCGAGGGGCTGCGCTGGGCGTGCGAGGAGGCCTTGCTCGCCACGACCGGAGACGTCGCCCTCGGCGTGACGGCGCCCGTGCGGGGCACGGATGATCGGGGGACATTGGTCGCACGCGACAAACGCATTGGCAGCGAGCTGTGGTCCATGCCGGCGCGGCATCGGACGGTGGCGGGGGCGAGCGGGCGCATGTTCTTCGTCCTCGATCGGTCGGCGCGCATCGCCGAGGACGCGGCCCGCAAGGTTGCCTGTGACGAGGAGATGCTCGAGGCGCTCGCCGAGGAGCCCGCGCTCATGGGCGAGGCGCTCGATCGGGTCGAGCGGTCGCTGCGCGCAAAGCGACCCGTGCAGGCGCCATCGAGAATGGTGGCGCTCGACGCCCGCACGGGCGTCACGTTGTGGGAGGCAGAGCTGCCCGGCGACGTGGTCTCGTTCGGCGGGCCGGGCGGCGATGTGCTCGCCGTCGTGAGCGTCGAGGGCACGGAGGCGCGCCTGCATCGCCTCGACGCGCGCAGCGGGGCGCACCTCGGGCATTCGTCGCTCGGCGCGGGGTGGCGCTCGTCGCCCTTCGATGCGTGGGCGCAGGCGAGGTCTTTCGAGGTGTGGTCGAACGATATGCCTGCCGTCGTCGCGGTGGATGACGAGGCCGTCGTCTGGTCGAGCCCGGAGGAGCTCTTCGCCGAGCGCCTGCGCGCGCCCTTCGACAAGCTTTGGCAATGGCCCTTGCCGGCGCCCTGCCGCGGATTTCGCCCGCGCGTGCTCGATCGGGTCCTGAACGAGCCCTCGATCAGCGTGGGCGAGGGGCGCATTTACCTGCGCGACGGCTGGAGCCTCTGGGGCCTCGGCGCGCGTGGGTAG
- a CDS encoding MATE family efflux transporter, translated as MGATTDLAEAPNRDAPPARGLWAEVRGLAVLAGPITLSQVGLHMMGFVDTAMVGRLGATSLAAVGIGNGIYFSLSVASMGVIFGMDPLVSQAIGAGESARARSILWQAVRLALLISVPTMALVALAAMLVGYVGIDPETSHQIWRFLLGRLPNIVPFLIFTACRSYLQAIGRTRAILWATVWANIANVVGNILFIYGDEGLAWFGLPRVGLPPLGVLGSGLASSIASVATVVVAGREVVRVSGKPRAADLRPDSATMRSIARLGMPIGVHLISEVGAFSLVGILAGRLGPEVAAGHQVALGLASMSFTVALGLANATAVQVGHAVGRGDTLGARRAGFVGIVASLVVMGVPAIAFAAAPYACARILSDKPEIIVAALPLIRIAALFQLWDGSQAVASGALRGAGDTRSAQFANMAGYYLLGLPLALLLGFGMGFGAVGFWWGLSAALAVISVGLVIQFWRVSSRDIQRA; from the coding sequence ATGGGCGCCACGACTGACCTCGCAGAAGCTCCGAATCGCGACGCACCCCCCGCGCGCGGCCTCTGGGCCGAGGTGCGCGGGCTCGCGGTCCTGGCGGGGCCCATCACGCTCAGCCAGGTCGGGCTCCACATGATGGGCTTCGTCGACACGGCGATGGTGGGGCGGCTCGGCGCCACCTCGCTCGCTGCGGTCGGCATCGGCAACGGGATCTACTTCTCGCTGTCCGTCGCGAGCATGGGCGTCATCTTCGGGATGGATCCGCTCGTCTCGCAGGCGATCGGGGCGGGCGAGAGCGCGCGGGCGCGGAGCATCCTGTGGCAGGCGGTGCGCCTGGCGCTGCTGATCTCGGTGCCGACGATGGCGCTCGTCGCGCTGGCGGCGATGCTCGTCGGCTACGTGGGCATCGACCCGGAGACCTCGCATCAGATCTGGCGCTTTCTGCTCGGCCGCCTGCCGAACATCGTCCCGTTCCTGATCTTCACCGCGTGCAGGAGCTACCTGCAGGCGATTGGCCGCACGCGCGCCATCCTGTGGGCCACGGTGTGGGCGAACATCGCCAACGTCGTGGGCAACATCCTGTTCATTTACGGCGACGAGGGCCTCGCGTGGTTCGGTTTGCCGCGGGTGGGTTTGCCGCCGCTCGGCGTGCTCGGGTCGGGGCTCGCGTCGAGCATCGCGTCGGTCGCGACGGTCGTGGTGGCCGGTCGCGAGGTCGTGCGCGTCTCGGGCAAGCCACGAGCGGCGGATCTGCGCCCCGACAGCGCGACGATGCGCTCGATCGCGCGGCTCGGAATGCCGATCGGGGTGCACCTCATCTCGGAGGTCGGCGCGTTCTCGCTGGTGGGCATCCTGGCGGGGCGGCTCGGGCCCGAGGTGGCGGCGGGGCATCAGGTGGCGCTCGGGCTCGCGAGCATGTCGTTCACGGTGGCGCTCGGGCTCGCGAATGCGACGGCGGTGCAGGTGGGGCACGCGGTCGGGCGCGGGGATACGCTGGGGGCGCGGCGTGCGGGGTTCGTCGGGATCGTGGCGTCGCTGGTCGTGATGGGCGTGCCGGCGATCGCGTTCGCCGCGGCGCCGTACGCGTGCGCGCGCATCCTGTCGGACAAGCCGGAGATCATCGTGGCGGCGCTCCCGCTCATCCGCATCGCGGCCTTGTTTCAGCTCTGGGATGGGTCGCAGGCGGTGGCGTCGGGCGCGCTGCGCGGGGCCGGGGATACGCGCTCGGCGCAGTTCGCCAACATGGCGGGGTATTACCTCCTGGGCCTGCCGCTCGCGCTCTTGCTCGGGTTCGGAATGGGCTTCGGCGCGGTGGGCTTCTGGTGGGGGCTGTCCGCGGCCCTGGCGGTGATCTCGGTGGGCCTCGTGATTCAGTTCTGGCGGGTGTCGTCGCGGGACATCCAGCGCGCATAG
- the xseB gene encoding exodeoxyribonuclease VII small subunit, which yields MSEGTGSVKSDGAALSFEESTRRLSAIVEQLEGGDLPLERSLELFEEGIRLARTAQERLDRAERRVEELLGVDAQGKPMVRDFES from the coding sequence ATGAGCGAGGGAACGGGTTCGGTGAAAAGCGACGGCGCGGCGCTCTCCTTCGAGGAGTCGACGCGCAGGCTGAGCGCCATCGTGGAGCAGCTCGAGGGCGGTGACTTGCCGCTCGAGCGCTCGCTCGAGCTGTTCGAGGAGGGCATCCGGCTCGCGCGCACGGCGCAGGAGCGGCTCGATCGGGCCGAGCGACGCGTCGAGGAGCTCCTCGGCGTCGACGCGCAGGGCAAACCCATGGTGCGCGACTTCGAGAGCTGA
- a CDS encoding HEAT repeat domain-containing protein gives MRRALATLAFASIALAQGAALAQGLAVGRQPREVEAEGDGGASSPPRSGTLRGLLGVPVAERLLSSDAAEDRLRGVTRLGAIGTPEAIDALVDTLEQASIVARDPRARLEAVRILAAHADRESVRPLLIRELSDMGSEGRSGTTPLGTLTRAAAALSLAKVEDKKTRAALVGAVLQGGAAGETAARALVAHPPASLAALLEGRRKIDPALATLLGELGDLRAIDKLRRALDETDQATRVAAALALARLGDATPLSLAQTWAKGQDVRQRRAGTEVLARLGAKGAPEAIKRLLDADATRLDGLRLALIAPSPALAMPIASSLKSLPAEEQGKAVAAIGRAGGMDAVNVLLGLLAKPELATGAAFALATMPGKDARTALEMALASDSTKKGAPRRLVVRAAIVRAIALADEPRGLGDSLAAMAGEKDPSDRAVSAFGRVATGRTSVEDAVEGACASGKSCDLALIAAVARASLARGPEGPAELSSVLAKVAEGAQPSALAVAAGVVLLADPRGAGLPTALLARWAEGGGPLGPLAARALPTRDDEAVRGRIKRLLEGTDPVIRAHTALGLGIDPEPDAVTLLASAYRFEEDASVRRAIVRALSQRKETQRKAPLTTARDLDPDDGVRALARAALTGRVVAPLAATSGGSVVWVSLVANGPDAMGAIEGRAARVVRSDGLCVPVVADPDGVLLVPGLPAGPSVLALAPEAVSGDAPAP, from the coding sequence ATGAGACGCGCCCTCGCAACCCTGGCCTTCGCCTCGATCGCCCTCGCGCAAGGGGCGGCCCTCGCGCAGGGGCTCGCCGTCGGAAGGCAGCCGCGCGAGGTCGAGGCCGAGGGAGATGGCGGCGCGTCGAGCCCGCCTCGAAGCGGCACGTTGCGCGGCTTGCTCGGCGTCCCCGTCGCCGAGAGGCTCCTGTCGTCCGACGCGGCCGAGGACAGGCTCCGCGGCGTGACGAGGCTCGGCGCGATCGGCACGCCCGAGGCGATCGACGCGCTCGTCGACACGCTCGAGCAGGCTTCGATCGTCGCGCGTGATCCGCGCGCGCGGCTCGAGGCAGTGCGGATCCTGGCGGCGCACGCGGACCGCGAGTCGGTGCGGCCGTTGCTCATCCGCGAGCTCTCGGACATGGGCTCCGAAGGTCGATCCGGCACGACGCCGCTCGGCACGCTCACGCGCGCGGCGGCGGCGCTGTCGCTCGCGAAGGTCGAGGACAAGAAGACGCGCGCGGCGCTCGTGGGCGCCGTCTTGCAAGGCGGTGCCGCAGGAGAGACGGCCGCGCGCGCGCTCGTGGCCCACCCGCCGGCGTCGCTCGCCGCGCTGCTCGAGGGCAGGCGCAAGATCGATCCGGCGCTCGCCACGCTGCTCGGCGAGCTGGGCGATCTGCGCGCGATCGACAAGCTGCGCCGGGCGCTCGACGAGACCGATCAAGCCACGCGCGTGGCCGCGGCGCTCGCGCTGGCGCGACTCGGGGACGCGACGCCGCTGTCGCTCGCGCAGACGTGGGCGAAGGGGCAGGACGTGCGGCAGCGGCGCGCGGGCACGGAGGTGCTCGCGCGGCTCGGGGCGAAGGGAGCGCCCGAGGCGATCAAGCGGCTGCTCGACGCCGACGCGACGCGCCTCGATGGTCTGCGCCTCGCGCTGATCGCGCCCTCGCCTGCCCTCGCGATGCCAATCGCGAGCAGCCTCAAATCACTGCCCGCGGAGGAGCAGGGCAAGGCCGTCGCGGCGATCGGTCGCGCGGGGGGCATGGATGCGGTGAACGTCCTGCTCGGCCTGCTCGCGAAGCCGGAGCTCGCGACGGGAGCGGCGTTCGCGCTCGCGACCATGCCGGGCAAGGACGCGCGCACGGCGCTCGAGATGGCGCTCGCGAGCGACTCGACGAAGAAGGGCGCGCCGCGGCGGCTCGTCGTGCGCGCTGCGATCGTGCGTGCGATCGCGCTCGCGGACGAGCCTCGCGGGCTGGGCGATTCGCTCGCGGCGATGGCAGGCGAGAAGGATCCGAGCGACCGCGCCGTGTCGGCCTTCGGTCGCGTGGCCACGGGCAGGACGAGCGTGGAAGACGCCGTCGAGGGGGCGTGCGCGTCGGGGAAAAGCTGCGATCTGGCCTTGATCGCAGCGGTTGCGCGGGCCTCACTCGCGCGCGGCCCCGAGGGTCCGGCGGAGCTGTCCTCCGTGCTCGCGAAGGTGGCCGAGGGCGCGCAGCCGTCGGCGCTCGCGGTGGCTGCGGGGGTCGTGCTGCTCGCGGATCCGCGCGGCGCGGGGCTACCGACGGCGCTGCTCGCGCGCTGGGCCGAGGGCGGCGGTCCGCTCGGTCCGCTCGCTGCGAGGGCGCTCCCGACGCGCGACGACGAGGCGGTGCGCGGCCGCATCAAGCGCCTGCTCGAGGGCACAGATCCGGTGATTCGCGCGCACACGGCGCTCGGGCTCGGCATCGATCCGGAGCCGGACGCGGTCACGCTGCTGGCCTCGGCGTACCGCTTCGAGGAGGACGCGTCGGTGCGGCGCGCGATCGTGCGCGCGCTGTCGCAGCGCAAGGAGACGCAGCGCAAGGCGCCGCTGACGACGGCGCGGGATCTCGATCCAGATGACGGCGTCCGTGCGCTCGCGCGCGCCGCGCTCACGGGTCGCGTGGTGGCGCCCCTCGCTGCAACATCGGGAGGATCGGTGGTCTGGGTGTCGCTCGTGGCAAACGGCCCGGACGCGATGGGGGCGATCGAGGGGCGCGCGGCGCGGGTCGTTCGATCGGACGGGCTCTGCGTGCCGGTGGTGGCGGATCCCGATGGTGTGCTGCTCGTGCCGGGTCTGCCCGCGGGTCCGAGCGTGCTCGCGCTTGCGCCCGAGGCCGTCTCGGGGGACGCTCCGGCGCCATGA
- a CDS encoding competence/damage-inducible protein A, translated as MRTAAALIIGNELLTGKIADANVLVLARALRLLGVQLKRVVMVLDDIDVIAQEVRALSSSHDWLFTSGGVGPTHDDVTIDAVALAFGAKVISSAPMEQMLRDAYGDKLTEGHLLMARIPEGARLASNAKMPWPTVVMKNVWVLPGVPEIFQAKLPLIRDELGADQPFVSHAVFTTLDEGTLKPMLDSVVAAHPDIEIGSYPRWSGLEYRTKLTFDGLDPARVQAARDAFAASLPEGAVVRVE; from the coding sequence GTGCGGACGGCGGCGGCGCTCATCATCGGCAACGAGCTGCTCACCGGCAAGATCGCCGACGCGAACGTGCTGGTGCTCGCGCGCGCGCTCAGGCTGCTCGGGGTGCAGCTCAAGCGCGTGGTGATGGTCCTCGACGACATCGACGTCATCGCGCAGGAGGTCCGCGCGCTGAGCTCGTCGCACGACTGGCTCTTCACGAGCGGCGGCGTGGGCCCGACGCACGACGACGTGACGATCGACGCCGTCGCGCTCGCCTTCGGCGCGAAGGTCATCAGCTCGGCGCCGATGGAGCAGATGCTGCGCGACGCCTACGGCGACAAGCTCACCGAGGGGCACCTGCTCATGGCGCGGATCCCCGAAGGTGCGCGGCTCGCGTCCAACGCGAAGATGCCCTGGCCGACGGTGGTGATGAAGAACGTGTGGGTCTTGCCCGGCGTGCCCGAGATCTTCCAGGCGAAGCTCCCGCTCATCCGCGACGAGCTCGGGGCCGACCAGCCGTTCGTCTCGCACGCGGTGTTCACGACGCTCGACGAGGGCACGCTCAAGCCGATGCTCGACAGCGTGGTCGCCGCGCATCCGGACATCGAGATCGGCTCGTATCCGCGCTGGAGCGGGCTCGAGTACCGGACCAAGCTGACGTTCGACGGCCTCGATCCGGCGCGGGTGCAAGCCGCGCGCGACGCCTTCGCGGCGAGCCTGCCCGAGGGCGCCGTCGTGCGGGTCGAGTAG
- the radC gene encoding RadC family protein: MDATTAPAQPSPTPTVAEPPQTAGPRERALDEGIATLTDAELLAVVLGTGLSGCPVTALAVNLLERFGGLEGLSRLGPTAISEHPGVGLVKALRVSAGFELGRRSLVRSVRPRPEMCTSASVASWFTSRLGWKDHEEMWVLALDGRNGMRGARRVAQGALHGLTLSPRDLLRAALQDAATAIILVHNHPSGDPMPSHEDKEMTARVWAAGQAVGVPLVDHVIVSSTGRYTSMLDLKMMPGM; this comes from the coding sequence ATGGACGCGACAACCGCCCCCGCGCAGCCCTCCCCCACCCCGACCGTGGCCGAGCCGCCGCAGACCGCCGGCCCGCGCGAGCGCGCGCTCGACGAGGGGATCGCCACGCTCACGGACGCCGAGCTGCTCGCGGTGGTGCTCGGAACTGGTTTGTCAGGGTGTCCCGTGACGGCGCTGGCGGTGAATCTGCTCGAGCGGTTCGGCGGGCTCGAGGGTTTGTCACGGCTCGGACCGACGGCGATCTCGGAGCACCCTGGGGTGGGGCTCGTGAAGGCGCTGCGGGTCTCGGCGGGCTTCGAGCTGGGGCGCCGGTCGCTCGTGCGTTCGGTGCGTCCGCGGCCGGAGATGTGCACGTCGGCGTCGGTGGCGTCGTGGTTCACGAGCCGGCTCGGCTGGAAGGATCACGAGGAGATGTGGGTGCTCGCGCTGGACGGGCGCAATGGAATGCGCGGCGCGCGGCGCGTGGCGCAGGGCGCGCTGCACGGGCTGACGCTCTCGCCGCGCGATCTATTGCGCGCGGCGCTGCAGGACGCGGCGACGGCGATCATCCTGGTCCACAACCACCCGAGCGGCGACCCGATGCCGTCGCACGAAGACAAGGAGATGACCGCGCGCGTATGGGCCGCAGGGCAAGCGGTGGGCGTGCCGCTCGTGGATCATGTCATCGTGTCGAGCACGGGGCGGTACACGTCGATGCTGGATTTGAAGATGATGCCGGGCATGTGA
- a CDS encoding radical SAM protein: MFSVRSLEKFVTASANRLWPLMQQLNALGPEPKPFQPRWSDKPIPRGKQRSKPPLGWPRQTDSLCPTCVKEARAEILRGDADWSKLISDKPGEIKARIVERDGQIRMEKECPKHGMFSDVLSIDPKFLERIEGLFQGRDVEMTPDKIHNHGSSTIKYGRGSVLTVDLTNRCNMMCDPCFMDANQVGYVHELSWEDITQILDDAADVRPRRQMSIQFSGGEPTLSPYFLDAIRYARKKGYFAVQCATNGLRFAQEPGFAKQCKEAGLRMAYLQFDGVTNEANSHRKIGNLYDVKLRAIEELAAAGIDVILVVTIVNGVNDHMVGPIIQFAIENADKVTVVSFQPVSFTGRDEDISDELREKQRYTLSHLAHDVARQTGVTNPLRDWFPLSALSPFGDVVDLLDGPDKDFGQLNCGCHPNCGVGTILFVNKRTKQMIPLLEFLDMEGVLRDFRSIFDAGRGQNWTKAQVVTSILRHYRPEKAPPGFDLKTLLKQFMSQTGAAHAGESDAKEYEWRVLFVAGMWFQDLFNYDFRRTEMCIIPYGTQMGEISFCAYNTGAGWRNVLEKMRANATVAEWYKKYGRHPIYAKNKDLPLPEFDNAITVKEHELARKEREAKEQRRKAVRLPIVPS; this comes from the coding sequence ATGTTTTCAGTGAGGAGCCTCGAGAAGTTCGTCACGGCCTCGGCCAACCGGTTGTGGCCGCTGATGCAGCAGCTCAACGCGCTCGGGCCCGAGCCGAAGCCCTTTCAGCCGCGGTGGAGCGACAAGCCCATCCCGCGCGGCAAGCAGCGCTCGAAGCCGCCGCTCGGGTGGCCGCGACAGACCGACAGCCTGTGCCCGACCTGCGTGAAGGAAGCGCGGGCGGAGATCCTGCGAGGGGACGCCGACTGGTCGAAGCTCATTTCCGACAAACCCGGCGAGATCAAGGCGCGCATCGTCGAGCGCGACGGGCAGATCCGGATGGAGAAAGAGTGCCCGAAGCACGGAATGTTCTCCGACGTGCTGTCGATCGACCCGAAATTCCTCGAGCGCATCGAGGGCCTCTTCCAGGGCCGCGACGTCGAGATGACGCCCGACAAGATCCACAATCACGGCTCGAGCACGATCAAATACGGCCGCGGCTCGGTGCTCACGGTGGACCTGACGAACCGCTGCAACATGATGTGCGATCCGTGCTTCATGGACGCCAATCAAGTCGGCTACGTCCACGAGCTCTCCTGGGAAGACATCACGCAGATCCTCGACGACGCGGCCGACGTGCGCCCGAGGCGGCAGATGTCGATCCAGTTCTCGGGCGGCGAGCCCACGCTCTCGCCCTATTTCCTCGACGCGATCCGCTATGCCCGCAAGAAGGGCTATTTCGCGGTGCAGTGCGCCACGAACGGCCTTCGCTTCGCGCAGGAGCCCGGCTTCGCCAAGCAATGCAAGGAGGCGGGGCTGCGGATGGCCTATCTGCAGTTCGACGGGGTCACGAACGAGGCGAACAGCCACCGCAAGATCGGCAACCTCTACGACGTGAAGCTGCGGGCGATCGAGGAGCTCGCGGCCGCGGGGATCGACGTCATCCTCGTGGTGACCATCGTGAACGGCGTGAACGACCACATGGTCGGGCCGATCATCCAGTTCGCGATCGAGAATGCCGACAAGGTCACGGTGGTGAGCTTCCAACCCGTGAGCTTCACCGGGCGCGACGAGGACATCTCCGACGAGCTGCGGGAAAAGCAGCGCTACACGCTGAGCCACCTCGCGCACGACGTGGCGCGACAAACCGGCGTCACCAATCCCCTGCGCGACTGGTTCCCGCTCTCGGCCCTCTCGCCTTTTGGAGACGTGGTCGACCTTCTGGACGGCCCGGACAAGGACTTCGGCCAGCTCAATTGCGGCTGTCACCCGAACTGCGGGGTCGGGACGATCCTCTTCGTCAACAAGCGGACGAAGCAGATGATCCCGCTGCTCGAGTTCCTCGACATGGAGGGCGTGCTGCGCGACTTCCGCTCGATCTTCGACGCGGGGCGGGGCCAGAACTGGACCAAGGCCCAGGTCGTGACCTCCATCCTGCGCCATTACCGCCCCGAGAAGGCGCCGCCCGGGTTCGATCTGAAGACCCTGCTCAAGCAGTTCATGAGCCAGACCGGCGCCGCGCACGCGGGCGAGAGCGACGCGAAGGAGTACGAGTGGCGCGTGCTCTTCGTGGCCGGCATGTGGTTCCAGGACCTGTTCAATTACGATTTCCGCCGCACCGAGATGTGCATCATCCCGTACGGCACGCAGATGGGCGAGATCAGCTTCTGCGCGTACAACACGGGCGCCGGTTGGCGGAACGTGCTCGAGAAGATGCGGGCGAACGCCACGGTCGCCGAGTGGTACAAGAAATACGGGCGGCACCCGATCTACGCGAAGAACAAGGACCTGCCGCTGCCCGAATTCGACAACGCGATCACCGTGAAAGAGCACGAGCTCGCACGGAAGGAGCGCGAGGCGAAAGAGCAGCGCCGCAAGGCCGTGCGGCTGCCGATCGTCCCGTCCTGA